In Amblyraja radiata isolate CabotCenter1 chromosome 38, sAmbRad1.1.pri, whole genome shotgun sequence, a genomic segment contains:
- the LOC116966931 gene encoding potassium voltage-gated channel subfamily A member 1-like, with product MDKPLCLYDKDLESSDHHDCCERVIINVSGLRFETQIKTLRQFPDTLLGDPQRRTRYFDPLRNEYFFDRNRPSFDAILYYYQSGGRLKRPNSVSLEVFMEELRFYELGDEAVTRFREDEGFVKEEERLLPNNEFQRQLWLLFEYPESSSPAKVVAIISVLVILISIVVFCLETLPEFRDDHDPTLPVHSQKGNSSLAEVASNPFSDPFFVVETMCICWFSFELFLRFIVCPSKPGFFKNIMNFIDFVAIIPYFVALGTEFARQRGVAQPAMSLAILRVIRLVRVFRIFKLSRHSKGLQILGQTLKASMRELGLLIFFLFIGVILFSSAVYFAESEDEDTIFTSIPEAFWWAVVTMTTVGYGDMYPVTLGGKIVGSLCAIAGVLTISLPVPVIVSNFSYFYHREIESEEQTQYSHVTTCPYLPPSPKAQSLTGKSLELEDELVDSFCAPLHTDMLDGFCPTDSGHRPSDNSPIKNSVVTQV from the coding sequence ATGGACAAGCCGCTGTGCCTGTACGACAAGGATCTGGAGTCGAGCGATCACCACGACTGCTGCGAGCGGGTGATCATCAACGTGTCTGGTCTGCGTTTCGAGACCCAGATCAAAACCTTGCGCCAGTTCCCGGACACGTTGTTGGGGGACCCGCAGCGCAGGACCCGCTACTTCGACCCGCTGCGGAACGAGTACTTCTTCGATCGTAACCGCCCGAGTTTCGACGCGATCCTGTACTACTACCAGTCGGGAGGCAGGCTGAAGAGACCTAACAGCGTGTCGCTGGAGGTCTTCATGGAGGAGCTGCGCTTCTACGAGTTGGGCGACGAGGCTGTGACCAGGTTTCGGGAGGATGAAGGCTTCGTCAAGGAAGAGGAGCGGCTGCTGCCGAACAACGAGTTCCAGCGGCAGCTGTGGCTGCTCTTTGAATATCCCGAGAGCTCGTCTCCGGCCAAGGTGGTGGCCATCATCTCCGTGCTGGtcatcctcatctccattgtGGTCTTCTGCCTGGAGACCTTGCCGGAGTTCAGAGACGACCACGACCCCACCTTGCCCGTCCACTCCCAGAAGGGGAACAGTTCCCTTGCTGAGGTCGCGAGTAACCCGTTCAGCGACCCGTTCTTCGTGGTGGAAACCATGTGTATTTGTTGGTTCTCCTTCGAGCTCTTCCTGAGGTTCATCGTCTGCCCCAGCAAGCCCGGCTTCTTCAAGAACATCATGAACTTCATCGACTTTGTGGCGATCATCCCTTACTTTGTGGCGCTGGGCACAGAGTTTGCGAGGCAGCGAGGAGTGGCTCAGCCCGCCATGTCTCTCGCCATCCTCAGGGTCATCCGCCTGGTCAGGGTGTTCCGAATCTTCAAACTCTCCAGGCACTCCAAGGGCTTGCAGATCCTTGGGCAAACTCTGAAGGCGAGCATGAGGGAGCTGGGCCTGTTGATATTCTTCCTCTTCATTGGAGTGATCCTCTTCTCCAGTGCTGTCTACTTCGCCGAATCAGAAGACGAGGACACCATCTTCACCAGCATCCCTGAAGCCTTCTGGTGGGCTGTTGTCACCATGACTACCGTGGGCTATGGCGACATGTACCCCGTGACTCTTGGAGGTAAGATCGTGGGGTCCCTCTGTGCCATAGCCGGGGTGCTCACCATCTCATTGCCCGTCCCCGTCATCGTCTCCAACTTCAGTTACTTCTACCACAGGGAGATCGAGAGCGAGGAACAGACCCAGTACTCGCATGTCACCACGTGTCCATACCTGCCTCCCAGCCCCAAGGCTCAATCGTTGACTGGCAAAAGTCTGGAGCTGGAAGATGAGCTCGTTGACAGTTTCTGCGCGCCTCTGCACACTGACATGTTGGATGGTTTCTGCCCCACGGACAGTGGCCACCGGCCATCCGACAACTCGCCCATCAAGAACTCCGTGGTCACCCAAGTCTGA